From the genome of Miscanthus floridulus cultivar M001 chromosome 10, ASM1932011v1, whole genome shotgun sequence, one region includes:
- the LOC136489629 gene encoding putative disease resistance RPP13-like protein 1, which translates to MAQEEVSMMLGVSAEITKLEDNMEGLKAFLTDAERKCITDTSVQRWATKLKNTLYDAADILDLCQLEANKRRESRGGGSMEQQMAPGCFQPLLFCLRNPVFAHKIGSRIKELNKQLDNIYREANKCKFNMNLGSNLDARNLTAELSSYRTSSHVDELAIVGEQIERDTRELVQVLTTNDDNNHSIKVVSIIGAGGMGKTTLAQKIFNDATIQEHFKTNIWLSITQQFDVVELLRTAIENAGGDHGGKQDKSTLTETLINTISIGRFLLVMDDVWSHEAWNHVLSVPVRNASKKLPGSRVLVTTRSAHLPQQMQSPLRQHRVRPLENDDAWSQLKKQLQPDQHLRYLHLWGTDISRLPDDIHKMKFLLYISLGNCEKLFYLPGSIIKLVHLRSLDISGSNVSAVPKGFSELTNLRSVYGFPVHVDMDASNSWCSLQELELLSQLRDLTLYGLEKVQDSRMAEKAMISSKRHLGYVELNYSASGHTIGTGSGEAEQQQQQSVTEEVLEKLCPPTCLETLVVQGGYIGRQLPDWMCAPASAEFKSIRYLKLENLPCCTQLADGLCCLPSLELLDITDAPAINRIGPQFQASSSVAARGSDASTSPPFPKLRQVYLDGLREWEEPRQQQEACSERRELYLYELSNLTHVENFPSVVKLDVFDCPELKRISGLAMFQKIRF; encoded by the exons ATGGCGCAAGAAGAGGTGTCCATGATGTTGGGCGTCTCCGCTGagatcaccaagctggaggacaacaTGGAAGGCCTCAAAGCCTTCCTCACAGATGCTGAGAGGAAGTGCATCACTGACACAAGCGTCCAGAGATGGGCGACAAAGCTCAAGAATACCTTGTATGACGCCGCTGACATCCTAGACCTATGTCAACTCGAGGCGAACAAGAGGAGGGAGTCCAGAGGTGGCGGCAGCATGGAACAACAAATGGCGCCCGGCTGCTTCCAGCCGTTGCTCTTCTGCTTGCGGAATCCTGTGTTCGCACACAAGATAGGCAGCCGCATCAAGGAGCTGAACAAGCAGCTAGACAACATCTACAGGGAGGCCAACAAGTGCAAGTTCAATATGAACCTCGGTTCCAACCTAGATGCAAGGAATCTAACTGCTGAGTTATCCAGCTATAGGACAAGTTCACATGTCGACGAGTTAGCCATAGTTGGAGAACAGATAGAGAGGGATACAAGGGAGCTCGTTCAGGTGCTAACCACAAATGATGATAATAATCACAGCATCAAAGTTGTGTCTATCATTGGTGCAGGCGGCATGGGTAAGACCACCCTTGCCCAAAAGATCTTCAATGATGCAACCATCCAAGAGCACTTCAAAACAAACATATGGCTAAGCATCACCCAGCAATTCGATGTTGTTGAGCTACTGAGGACAGCAATCGAAAATGCTGGCGGAGACCATGGTGGGAAGCAAGACAAGAGCACGCTGACTGAGACCctcatcaacaccatatccatAGGCAGGTTTCTGCTTGTGATGGATGATGTGTGGAGTCATGAGGCTTGGAATCATGTGCTTAGTGTCCCAGTCAGGAATGCCAGCAAGAAACTACCTGGAAGCCGGGTCCTTGTCACTACAAGATCTGCACACCTACCCCAACAGATGCAATCCCCCCTGCGCCAACACCGTGTCAGGCCTCTAGAGAATGATGATGCTTGGTCTCAGCTCAAGAAACAGTTGCAGCCTGACCAG CACTTGAGATACCTTCACTTATGGGGTACTGATATATCTAGGCTCCCAGATGACATCCACAAGatgaaatttctactgtacattTCACTTGGTAACTGTGAGAAGTTATTCTATCTTCCTGGCAGCATCATAAAACTTGTGCATCTAAGGTCTCTTGACATCAGCGGATCAAATGTCAGTGCCGTGCCTAAGGGGTTCAGTGAGTTAACAAATCTGAGGTCAGTTTATGGCTTCCCAGTACACGTGGACATGGATGCAAGCAATAGCTGGTGCAGTTTGCAAGAGCTGGAGCTTCTCTCTCAGCTTAGGGATCTTACATTATATGGCCTAGAGAAGGTGCAGGACAGCCGGATGGCTGAAAAGGCCATGATTAGCAGCAAGCGCCACCTTGGGTATGTAGAGTTGAACTATAGTGCAAGTGGACATACTATAGGGACAGGCAGTGGTGAGgcagagcagcagcaacaacagagTGTGACCGAGGAAGTCTTGGAAAAGCTCTGCCCTCCAACCTGCCTGGAGACTCTAGTTGTTCAAGGGGGATACATTGGTCGCCAGCTACCAGACTGGATGTGTGCTCCAGCGTCGGCAGAGTTTAAGAGCATAAGGTATTTGAAACTGGAGAACCTGCCTTGCTGCACCCAGCTCGCTGATGGTCTATGCTGCCTCCCAAGTTTGGAATTGCTGGACATCACGGATGCGCCAGCCATCAATCGTATTGGCCCCCAATTCCAAGCGTCATCCTCCGTGGCAGCTAGAGGTTCCGATGCTAGTACATCTCCACCGTTTCCTAAACTGAGACAGGTGTATTTGGATGGACTACGTGAGTGGGAAGA GCCTCGCCAGCAGCAAGAGGCGTGCTCTGAGAGAAGAGAACTATACCTGTACGAGCTCTCCAACCTGACACATGTGGAGAACTTCCCTTCAGTTGTGAAACTTGATGTGTTTGACTGCCCTGAGCTCAAGAGGATCAGCGGCCTCGCCATGTTTCAGAAGATTAGGTTCTAG